One genomic window of Alphaproteobacteria bacterium includes the following:
- a CDS encoding exodeoxyribonuclease VII large subunit, which translates to MPKNATPSLIDQPRPGSNLPKFTVSELSGQLKRTVEDRFGQIRVRGEISECKFHSNGHVYLTLKEDKAILAGVIWHGATGRAGMRPEVGMEVICTGRLTIYAGQSKYQLVVEQMALAGEGALLKLIEDRKKKLAAEGLFDEDRKKPLPSLPRVIGVVTSPTGAVIRDILHRLRNRFPCHVIVWPVAVQGEGAAAQIAAGIEGFNRLGANDGAARPDLLIVARGGGSIEDLMPFNEEIVVRAAAASKIPLISAVGHETDTTLIDFASDVRAPTPTAAAEMAVPVRADLIDALENAGARLRGALKRELQGRTERLAALARTLGDPRRMLEPLLQRLDDRGERLAAAVRGTMQARADTLARIAAKLRHPREILAQAETRLAADARAMGLAMRRVYEQREALLARTAPLLESLSPKKVLQRGYTLVRDGAGHAITAAAMAQSGSAVDIIFHDGERKAVIDGEAGSKKQKQGKLFD; encoded by the coding sequence ATGCCCAAAAACGCAACACCCAGCCTGATCGACCAGCCGCGCCCCGGCAGCAACCTGCCGAAATTTACCGTTTCGGAGCTTTCGGGGCAACTTAAACGCACGGTCGAGGACCGTTTCGGCCAGATTCGCGTGCGCGGCGAGATCAGCGAGTGCAAATTCCACAGCAACGGGCATGTTTACCTGACCTTGAAGGAAGATAAAGCCATTCTGGCGGGCGTTATCTGGCACGGCGCAACGGGCCGCGCCGGGATGCGCCCCGAAGTGGGGATGGAGGTTATCTGCACCGGGCGGCTGACGATTTATGCCGGGCAATCGAAATACCAGCTGGTGGTCGAGCAAATGGCGCTGGCGGGCGAAGGCGCCTTGCTCAAGCTGATTGAAGACAGAAAGAAAAAGCTGGCCGCCGAAGGGCTGTTCGACGAGGACCGCAAAAAACCGCTGCCTTCCCTGCCGCGCGTGATCGGGGTCGTGACCTCCCCCACCGGCGCGGTGATACGCGATATTCTGCACCGGCTGCGCAACCGCTTTCCCTGCCATGTGATCGTCTGGCCCGTGGCGGTGCAGGGCGAGGGCGCGGCGGCGCAAATCGCGGCCGGGATCGAAGGTTTCAACCGGCTTGGCGCAAACGATGGCGCGGCACGGCCCGATTTGCTGATTGTCGCGCGCGGCGGCGGTTCGATCGAAGATCTGATGCCGTTCAACGAAGAAATTGTGGTGCGCGCGGCGGCCGCGAGCAAAATTCCGCTTATTTCCGCCGTCGGGCACGAAACCGATACTACGCTGATTGATTTTGCTTCCGATGTGCGCGCGCCGACGCCGACGGCGGCAGCCGAAATGGCGGTGCCCGTACGCGCGGACTTGATCGATGCGCTGGAAAACGCCGGCGCGCGCCTGCGCGGCGCGCTGAAACGCGAATTGCAGGGCCGGACCGAGCGGCTGGCGGCGCTGGCGCGCACGCTTGGCGACCCGCGCAGGATGCTGGAGCCGCTTTTGCAAAGGCTCGACGACCGGGGCGAAAGGCTGGCCGCGGCGGTGCGCGGCACGATGCAGGCCCGTGCCGATACGCTCGCGCGCATCGCAGCGAAGCTGCGCCACCCGCGCGAAATTCTGGCGCAGGCGGAAACGCGGCTGGCGGCGGATGCGCGCGCGATGGGGCTTGCCATGCGCCGCGTGTACGAACAACGTGAAGCGCTGCTGGCCCGCACCGCGCCGCTTCTGGAAAGCCTTTCGCCGAAAAAAGTTTTGCAGCGCGGCTATACGCTTGTGCGCGACGGCGCTGGCCATGCGATAACGGCGGCGGCGATGGCACAAAGCGGCAGCGCGGTCGATATCATATTCCACGACGGCGAGCGCAAGGCCGTGATTGACGGCGAGGCCGGGAGCAAAAAACAGAAACAGGGCAAGCTGTTCGATTAA
- a CDS encoding UDP-2,3-diacylglucosamine diphosphatase — protein MPDDTRRLTPATPPFVSQDPGNPPQLRYRTIWISDIHLGTRGCQAETLLDFLKHTESDYLYLVGDVVDGWQLRKRWYWPQAHNDVIQKVMRRARKGAQVVFLPGNHDEMARDYLGLNFGGVQVKDSIIHTTADGKRLYILHGDQFDAVMGCAKWLAHLGDAAYTLALGINTVFNYVRRKLGFSYWSLSAYLKHKVKNAVEHIGAFETFIAEEARRQNVDGVVCGHIHHAEMRMIGKVLYCNDGDWVESCTAMVEHMDGRLEIIHWTKQRDALLQMAPSERAGELAPA, from the coding sequence ATGCCAGACGATACGCGTAGGCTAACCCCCGCTACGCCGCCGTTTGTTTCTCAGGATCCAGGTAATCCTCCGCAGCTTCGTTATCGAACAATCTGGATATCCGATATTCATCTCGGCACCCGCGGGTGTCAGGCTGAAACGTTGCTGGATTTCCTGAAGCACACGGAATCCGATTACCTGTATCTGGTCGGCGATGTCGTCGATGGCTGGCAGCTGCGCAAGCGCTGGTACTGGCCGCAGGCGCACAACGATGTGATCCAGAAAGTTATGCGCCGCGCGCGCAAGGGCGCGCAGGTCGTGTTCCTGCCCGGCAACCACGATGAAATGGCGCGCGATTATCTCGGGCTCAATTTCGGCGGCGTGCAGGTCAAGGACAGCATCATCCACACCACGGCCGACGGCAAGCGCCTCTATATTCTGCATGGCGATCAGTTCGATGCGGTGATGGGCTGCGCCAAATGGCTTGCGCATCTCGGCGATGCCGCCTACACGCTCGCGCTCGGCATCAACACGGTCTTCAACTATGTGCGGCGCAAGCTGGGCTTCAGTTACTGGTCGCTTTCCGCCTATCTCAAGCACAAGGTCAAGAACGCGGTTGAGCATATCGGCGCGTTCGAAACCTTCATCGCCGAAGAAGCGCGGCGGCAGAATGTCGATGGCGTCGTGTGCGGCCATATCCATCATGCCGAAATGCGCATGATCGGCAAGGTGCTGTACTGCAACGATGGCGATTGGGTGGAATCCTGCACCGCGATGGTCGAACATATGGACGGGCGGCTGGAAATCATCCACTGGACCAAGCAGCGCGATGCGCTGCTTCAGATGGCGCCGTCCGAAAGGGCCGGAGAGCTGGCCCCTGCATGA
- a CDS encoding 3-deoxy-D-manno-octulosonic acid transferase, translated as MSIWQSLYRLGTGAGAPLVSLLLQQRLRRGREDPARVAERRGQASAPRPPGALVWCHAASVGEMMSVLLLLEKLGEDLPEAHFLLTTGTVTSAAVVAGRLPPRTVHQYIPVDRIAFVRRFLDHWKPDAALWVESELWPNLLAEARAREIPAALINARMSARSLRRWGAMRGWIAQLLSTFRLCLTQTEAAVAAFEELGAPRVQYGGNLKYATIPLPYDEGKLELLREQVGPRPVWLMASSHPGEEETAIAAHKALAAKFPDLLTIIVPRHPARGEAIAALLAQNGLPFARRSAGALPGRETGVYLADTLGELGLFYRLVPVVFIGGTFAQVGGHNPIEPAWLESAIICGPDMTNFSEVIAQMKHAGAALQIEAPEALHRALQHLLSDGEKRAQMAQGALRVAQNNQDVLDRVIEMLRPVLPEAGRGV; from the coding sequence ATGAGCATCTGGCAGTCCCTTTACCGCCTCGGCACCGGGGCGGGCGCGCCCCTTGTTTCCCTGTTGTTGCAGCAACGCCTGCGCCGCGGCCGGGAAGACCCTGCGCGCGTGGCCGAACGGCGCGGGCAAGCAAGCGCCCCGCGCCCGCCCGGCGCGCTGGTCTGGTGCCACGCCGCCAGCGTGGGCGAGATGATGTCGGTGTTGCTTTTGCTTGAAAAGCTGGGGGAAGATTTGCCCGAAGCGCATTTCCTGCTCACAACCGGCACCGTAACTTCGGCTGCCGTCGTGGCCGGGCGTCTGCCGCCGCGCACCGTGCACCAATATATCCCGGTCGATCGTATCGCTTTTGTGCGCCGCTTCCTCGATCACTGGAAGCCCGATGCTGCGCTGTGGGTCGAAAGCGAACTGTGGCCCAACCTTTTGGCCGAGGCACGCGCGCGCGAAATTCCGGCGGCCCTGATCAACGCGCGCATGTCGGCGCGTTCGCTGCGGCGTTGGGGCGCTATGCGCGGCTGGATCGCACAGCTGCTTTCCACTTTCCGCCTGTGCCTGACGCAAACCGAAGCCGCCGTAGCCGCCTTCGAAGAGCTTGGCGCGCCGCGTGTGCAATATGGCGGCAACCTGAAATACGCCACCATCCCGCTGCCCTATGATGAAGGGAAGCTCGAATTGTTGCGCGAACAGGTTGGCCCGCGCCCTGTTTGGCTTATGGCTTCAAGCCATCCCGGAGAAGAAGAAACCGCCATTGCCGCGCATAAGGCGCTTGCCGCTAAATTCCCGGATCTGCTCACCATCATCGTGCCGCGCCACCCGGCGCGCGGCGAAGCCATCGCCGCGTTGCTCGCGCAAAACGGGTTGCCGTTCGCGCGGCGGAGCGCGGGCGCCTTGCCCGGCCGGGAAACCGGCGTTTATCTGGCCGATACATTGGGCGAGTTGGGGCTGTTCTACCGCCTCGTGCCGGTGGTGTTCATCGGCGGCACCTTTGCGCAAGTGGGCGGCCATAACCCGATCGAGCCCGCCTGGCTCGAAAGCGCGATCATTTGCGGGCCCGATATGACGAACTTCAGCGAAGTGATTGCGCAAATGAAGCATGCCGGCGCCGCGCTGCAGATCGAAGCCCCGGAAGCGCTGCATCGCGCGTTACAACATTTGCTGAGCGATGGGGAAAAGCGCGCGCAAATGGCGCAAGGCGCGCTACGGGTTGCGCAAAACAATCAGGATGTGCTCGATCGCGTGATCGAAATGCTGCGGCCCGTTTTGCCCGAAGCGGGGAGGGGCGTATGA
- the purD gene encoding phosphoribosylamine--glycine ligase, whose translation MKVLVIGAGGREHALCWAIGQSPQCEALFCAPGNAGIAGIATCLPVSAEDNAALVAAAKEHKIDLVVVGPEGPLVNGVADAMREAGFACFGPGKGAAEMEGSKGFMKDIVARAGVPTAAYGRFTEAEAARAYIRERGAPIVVKTDGLAAGKGVTVARTLDEALQAVTDAMEDKVFGDAGGELVIEEFMEGEEVSFFALCDGENAVPFASAQDHKAVFDGDKGPNTGGMGAYSPAPAMTRALQERVMAEMIMPTMRAMAAAGRPYCGVLFAGLMLTKSGPKLLEYNVRFGDPETQAMLPRLKSDLLQVLFAAATGKLGSVKLEWHDHAALCVVMAAEGYPGKYRKNTVIGGLENAGRVPGTVVFHAGTARNDAGAVVATGGRVLGVTATGPDIRAAQARAYEAVDRVQWPEGFCRRDIGWRAVGKAA comes from the coding sequence ATGAAGGTTCTGGTTATCGGCGCGGGCGGGCGCGAACATGCGCTCTGCTGGGCTATCGGGCAATCGCCGCAATGTGAAGCGCTGTTCTGCGCGCCCGGGAATGCGGGCATCGCCGGCATCGCGACCTGCCTGCCCGTCAGCGCCGAAGATAACGCCGCGCTGGTCGCAGCCGCGAAGGAACATAAAATCGATCTGGTCGTGGTCGGGCCCGAAGGTCCGCTCGTGAACGGGGTGGCTGATGCCATGCGTGAAGCGGGCTTCGCCTGTTTTGGCCCGGGCAAGGGCGCGGCTGAAATGGAAGGATCGAAAGGTTTTATGAAAGACATCGTGGCGCGTGCGGGCGTACCCACCGCCGCCTATGGCCGTTTTACCGAAGCCGAGGCGGCCCGCGCCTATATCCGCGAACGCGGTGCGCCCATCGTTGTAAAAACCGATGGGCTTGCGGCTGGCAAGGGCGTTACGGTCGCACGCACGCTCGATGAAGCGCTGCAGGCGGTGACGGACGCGATGGAAGACAAGGTCTTCGGCGATGCGGGCGGCGAGCTGGTGATCGAAGAATTTATGGAAGGGGAAGAAGTAAGCTTCTTTGCCTTGTGTGATGGTGAAAACGCCGTGCCTTTCGCGTCCGCGCAGGATCATAAGGCGGTGTTCGATGGCGATAAAGGCCCCAACACCGGCGGCATGGGCGCCTATTCGCCCGCGCCCGCCATGACGCGGGCGCTGCAGGAACGCGTGATGGCGGAAATGATCATGCCTACCATGCGCGCCATGGCGGCGGCGGGGCGGCCATATTGCGGAGTGTTGTTCGCCGGGCTCATGCTTACGAAAAGCGGGCCGAAATTGCTTGAATACAACGTGCGCTTCGGCGATCCGGAAACGCAGGCGATGCTGCCGCGCCTCAAAAGCGATTTGCTGCAGGTTCTGTTCGCGGCCGCGACCGGCAAATTGGGCAGTGTGAAACTCGAATGGCACGATCATGCGGCGCTTTGCGTCGTGATGGCGGCCGAAGGCTATCCCGGGAAATACCGCAAAAACACGGTGATCGGCGGGCTTGAAAACGCCGGGCGGGTGCCGGGCACGGTGGTGTTCCATGCGGGCACGGCGCGCAACGATGCGGGCGCGGTCGTGGCCACGGGCGGGCGCGTGCTTGGCGTTACCGCCACGGGGCCCGATATACGCGCCGCGCAGGCGCGCGCCTATGAAGCGGTGGACAGGGTGCAGTGGCCGGAAGGTTTTTGCCGCCGCGATATCGGCTGGCGCGCGGTCGGAAAAGCGGCCTAA
- a CDS encoding glycosyltransferase, whose translation MSRILIVSDAWHPQTNGVVRTLEHTSAELAKMGHTVEMVGPDIDGSLTFPLPTYPEIKLEMFAYGRIRKIYRAFNPDYIHIATEGPLGWAARRVCLMQDRPFSTAYHTAFPEYVAKRSPRGIRRLMKRLTYMLMRRFHAPSGALMVATPSITRELSTRRFHRIRPWSRGVDTTVFKPYGKDVPAYRDLPRPIAVYVGRVAVEKNLDDLLSLDMPGSKVIIGDGPDFDMLKAKYPKAHFLGKKTGEDLARHYAGADVFVFPSRTDTFGLVLLEGMACGLPVAAYPAPGPRDIFADAEEVKSFARLDEDLGRAVRDVLAAPPDPEAARAFASRYSWASCTGQFLQNLQAETQFGKRRTRRIRRAIDFLQSLRRRFFGAPL comes from the coding sequence ATGAGCCGTATTTTAATCGTATCAGATGCGTGGCACCCGCAAACCAACGGCGTTGTCCGCACGCTTGAACATACAAGCGCCGAGCTTGCGAAAATGGGCCACACGGTCGAAATGGTGGGCCCGGATATTGATGGAAGCCTGACCTTCCCGCTGCCCACATACCCCGAAATCAAGCTGGAAATGTTCGCCTATGGGCGCATTCGCAAAATCTACCGCGCCTTCAACCCCGATTATATCCATATCGCCACCGAAGGGCCGCTTGGCTGGGCGGCGCGCCGCGTTTGCCTGATGCAGGACCGGCCTTTCTCCACCGCCTATCACACCGCGTTTCCCGAATATGTCGCCAAACGCTCGCCGCGCGGGATCCGGCGGCTGATGAAGCGGCTCACCTATATGCTGATGCGCCGTTTCCATGCTCCTTCGGGCGCGCTGATGGTGGCCACGCCTTCGATCACGCGCGAACTTTCAACCCGGCGCTTCCATCGTATCAGGCCGTGGTCGCGCGGCGTCGATACCACGGTGTTTAAGCCCTATGGCAAGGATGTCCCGGCCTACCGCGATTTGCCTCGGCCGATCGCGGTTTATGTGGGTCGCGTGGCGGTCGAAAAAAATCTTGATGATCTTTTGTCGCTCGATATGCCCGGTAGCAAAGTGATCATCGGCGACGGGCCGGATTTCGACATGCTGAAGGCAAAATACCCGAAGGCGCATTTCCTCGGCAAGAAAACCGGCGAAGACCTTGCGCGCCACTATGCCGGCGCCGATGTGTTCGTGTTTCCGTCCCGCACCGATACGTTCGGGCTGGTGCTGCTGGAAGGCATGGCGTGTGGCCTGCCGGTTGCGGCCTATCCTGCCCCCGGCCCCCGCGATATTTTTGCCGACGCGGAGGAGGTCAAAAGCTTTGCCCGGCTTGATGAAGATCTGGGCCGCGCCGTGCGCGATGTTCTGGCCGCGCCGCCCGATCCGGAAGCGGCGCGTGCCTTTGCCTCGCGCTATTCGTGGGCAAGCTGCACGGGCCAGTTCCTGCAGAACCTGCAGGCCGAAACGCAGTTCGGCAAGCGCAGAACCCGGCGTATTCGCCGGGCGATCGATTTTCTGCAATCCTTGCGGCGGCGTTTTTTCGGTGCGCCCCTCTAA
- the lpxK gene encoding tetraacyldisaccharide 4'-kinase, with translation MRKTPAFWYGLPSAPSYALEPVSMVYQAGGTLHRVAARPYRAPQPVICIGNLVVGGAGKTPVALATARMLQEMGQRPAFVSRGYGGSAQGPLLVDPGKHSAAEVGDEPLLLAQAAPTWISKNKAKGVSIAAEDATQVILDDGLQNPTVYHDLAFLVVDGMRGLGNGRVLPAGPLRESLRAALSRIQAAVIVGPDRHATAEQFSHAVPVLTARLEPALPEGFNKAGNFVAFSGIGNPDKFFTTCRDVGLHLSAAYEFPDHHPYSAGDWQQLAEVAQRHSARLVTTAKDAVRLMPEWRAQVNVVPVELVFDNGPQMLHLLHRSIRN, from the coding sequence ATGAGGAAGACGCCGGCTTTCTGGTATGGGTTGCCCAGCGCGCCTTCCTACGCGCTCGAACCCGTTTCCATGGTCTATCAGGCGGGCGGCACGCTGCACCGCGTTGCTGCGCGGCCCTACCGCGCGCCGCAGCCGGTGATCTGCATCGGCAACCTTGTTGTGGGCGGTGCGGGCAAAACGCCGGTCGCGCTTGCGACCGCGCGCATGCTGCAGGAAATGGGGCAAAGGCCCGCCTTCGTTTCGCGCGGCTATGGCGGCAGCGCGCAAGGCCCGCTGCTGGTCGATCCCGGCAAACATAGTGCGGCGGAGGTGGGCGATGAGCCGCTTTTGCTGGCGCAGGCGGCGCCCACATGGATATCCAAGAACAAGGCGAAGGGCGTTTCCATCGCCGCCGAAGACGCGACGCAGGTTATCCTCGATGACGGTTTGCAAAACCCCACCGTTTATCATGACCTTGCCTTTCTCGTGGTCGATGGCATGCGCGGGCTGGGTAATGGCCGGGTTTTGCCCGCCGGGCCGCTACGGGAATCGCTGCGCGCCGCGCTTTCCCGCATACAGGCGGCCGTGATCGTGGGCCCCGACAGGCACGCGACGGCGGAACAATTCTCGCACGCCGTGCCGGTGTTGACCGCGCGGCTGGAACCGGCATTGCCCGAAGGCTTCAATAAAGCCGGGAATTTCGTGGCTTTTTCCGGCATCGGCAACCCGGACAAGTTTTTCACGACCTGCCGCGATGTGGGCCTGCATCTCAGCGCGGCCTATGAATTTCCCGATCATCATCCCTATAGCGCGGGCGATTGGCAGCAACTGGCGGAAGTGGCGCAGCGCCACAGCGCGCGGCTCGTCACCACGGCCAAGGATGCCGTGCGGCTTATGCCGGAATGGAGGGCGCAGGTGAATGTTGTGCCGGTCGAGCTTGTGTTCGATAACGGGCCGCAGATGCTGCATCTGCTGCACCGCTCGATCAGGAATTAA
- a CDS encoding EAL domain-containing protein: protein MTKRLMVVDDEEDICEIIADVAEGRGYEVAIVTDAEQVVVKLEKFTPDVIMLDLMMPGTDGVELLRVLADKAKQAKICLMSGSDSRVLNSARRLGSAHGLDVFGVFEKPIDIGTLRGALDQLAQGGDQGMNAADIAQAISSGQIVMYYQPIVEIATRKVFGFEALVRWNHPVRGILQPSDFLDTAAQDGMMEPIADFVIQAGVKEAAKWQSGGEELTVSMNITAGSLLDLSLPDRINDLCGQHKLPTGLVILEVTENEAMKDAKRTMDVLLRTRLRNIGVAIDDFGTGHSSLRELQRMPFSEMKIDKSFVMDMAGNKDCQVIVNSIIDLGHNLGLKTVAEGVEDARAWRLLAEKNCDMAQGFLIGRPMAATDIPGWLKGWREKPPV from the coding sequence ATGACAAAACGCCTTATGGTGGTGGACGACGAGGAAGACATCTGCGAGATCATCGCGGACGTCGCGGAAGGGCGGGGCTATGAAGTCGCCATCGTCACCGATGCCGAACAGGTCGTCGTCAAACTAGAAAAATTCACGCCCGACGTGATTATGCTTGATCTCATGATGCCGGGAACGGACGGGGTCGAACTGCTGCGCGTGCTGGCCGATAAGGCCAAGCAGGCCAAGATATGCCTCATGAGCGGTTCCGATAGCCGCGTGCTCAACAGCGCGCGCCGTCTCGGCAGCGCGCACGGGCTCGATGTGTTCGGTGTTTTCGAAAAACCCATCGATATAGGCACGCTGCGCGGCGCGCTCGATCAGCTCGCGCAGGGCGGCGATCAGGGCATGAATGCCGCCGATATCGCGCAGGCGATCTCGAGCGGGCAAATCGTGATGTATTATCAACCGATCGTCGAGATCGCGACCCGCAAGGTATTCGGGTTTGAAGCGCTGGTGCGCTGGAACCATCCGGTGCGCGGCATCTTGCAGCCGTCGGATTTTCTCGATACTGCGGCGCAAGACGGCATGATGGAGCCGATCGCCGATTTTGTCATTCAGGCCGGCGTCAAGGAAGCGGCCAAATGGCAATCGGGCGGCGAGGAGCTGACGGTTTCCATGAATATCACGGCCGGCTCCTTGCTCGATCTATCGTTGCCCGACCGCATCAACGATCTGTGCGGCCAGCACAAGCTTCCAACCGGCCTTGTTATCCTTGAAGTAACGGAAAACGAGGCGATGAAGGATGCAAAACGTACGATGGACGTGCTGCTCCGGACCCGGCTGCGCAATATCGGCGTCGCAATCGACGATTTCGGCACCGGCCATTCATCCCTGCGCGAACTGCAGCGCATGCCCTTCAGCGAAATGAAGATCGACAAAAGCTTCGTGATGGACATGGCCGGCAACAAGGATTGCCAGGTAATCGTCAATTCCATCATCGATCTCGGTCACAATCTCGGTCTCAAGACGGTGGCCGAAGGCGTCGAAGACGCGCGCGCATGGCGGCTGCTTGCGGAAAAAAACTGCGATATGGCGCAAGGCTTCCTGATCGGCCGTCCCATGGCGGCGACCGATATTCCCGGCTGGCTCAAGGGCTGGCGCGAAAAGCCGCCGGTTTAG
- a CDS encoding TldD/PmbA family protein: MTEDRRDLLTDLLARARRAGADAADAMMVDTQSQSAMVRLGKTEVLDRAESADLGLRVLIGKRQAIVSSTDFSPATLDELAQRAAAMAKLAPEDEFCGLAEPGQLAGALPALDTDDGSEPAAEKILQLAKDTEAAALAVPGVTNSSGGEASWAAAAVTLAGSNGFAGSYRRTRHDVAVAVLAGEGTAMERDYDYSSATFFTDQRAADDVGRRAGERAVKRLGGRKMPSGKVPVVFEPRVAGSLVGHLLGAISGAAIARGTSFLKDSLGKQVFPAGITITDDPLRARGLRSRPFDAEGIKTQTRNLVDSGVLTTWLLDLRSSRQLKMQSTGHAARSPGGPPGPSATNVYMAAGKVSFAELIADIERGFFVTDMMGMGVNGVTGDYSRGASGFWIEKGQIAFPVNEMTIAGNLKEMFRHLVPANDLRLRNEIEAPSVRIEGMTVAGV; encoded by the coding sequence ATGACCGAAGACCGCCGCGACCTTCTCACCGATCTGCTTGCCCGTGCGCGCCGTGCGGGCGCCGATGCCGCCGATGCCATGATGGTGGATACGCAATCGCAATCCGCCATGGTCCGCCTTGGAAAAACCGAAGTGCTCGATCGCGCCGAAAGCGCCGATCTTGGCTTGCGCGTGCTGATCGGCAAACGGCAGGCGATCGTGTCATCGACCGATTTTTCGCCCGCCACGCTTGATGAACTGGCGCAACGCGCCGCCGCGATGGCAAAACTTGCGCCCGAAGACGAATTTTGCGGCCTTGCCGAACCGGGGCAACTGGCGGGTGCGCTGCCCGCGCTCGATACCGATGACGGCAGCGAACCTGCGGCGGAAAAGATATTGCAGCTCGCAAAAGATACCGAAGCGGCCGCGCTGGCCGTGCCGGGGGTCACCAATTCTTCGGGCGGGGAGGCAAGCTGGGCCGCCGCCGCCGTCACGCTGGCCGGCAGCAATGGTTTCGCGGGCAGCTACCGGCGCACGCGGCACGATGTCGCGGTGGCGGTGCTGGCGGGCGAAGGCACCGCCATGGAACGCGATTACGATTATTCCTCAGCCACTTTCTTCACTGATCAGCGCGCGGCGGATGACGTAGGCAGGCGCGCCGGCGAACGCGCGGTCAAGCGGCTTGGCGGCCGCAAAATGCCGAGCGGCAAGGTCCCCGTTGTGTTCGAACCGCGCGTGGCCGGAAGCCTTGTCGGGCATCTTCTTGGCGCTATCAGCGGCGCCGCGATTGCCCGCGGCACCAGTTTTTTGAAAGACAGCCTTGGTAAGCAGGTGTTCCCGGCCGGCATCACGATCACCGATGATCCGCTGCGTGCGCGTGGTCTGCGTTCGCGCCCGTTCGATGCGGAAGGGATAAAGACGCAAACCCGTAACCTGGTCGATAGCGGCGTGCTGACGACATGGCTGCTCGATCTGCGTTCGTCGCGGCAGCTGAAGATGCAAAGCACCGGGCATGCCGCGCGTTCGCCCGGCGGCCCGCCCGGTCCTTCGGCCACCAACGTGTACATGGCCGCAGGAAAAGTTTCGTTCGCGGAACTAATTGCCGACATCGAGCGTGGCTTTTTCGTCACGGATATGATGGGAATGGGAGTCAATGGAGTAACAGGTGACTACAGCCGCGGCGCCAGCGGCTTCTGGATCGAAAAGGGGCAGATTGCCTTTCCGGTCAACGAGATGACGATCGCCGGAAATTTGAAAGAGATGTTCCGGCACCTCGTTCCCGCCAACGATTTACGGTTAAGAAACGAGATTGAAGCGCCGAGCGTGCGTATTGAAGGCATGACAGTCGCCGGCGTTTGA